One window from the genome of Salvia miltiorrhiza cultivar Shanhuang (shh) chromosome 7, IMPLAD_Smil_shh, whole genome shotgun sequence encodes:
- the LOC130992206 gene encoding pectin acetylesterase 7-like isoform X2, with protein sequence MLLKSMAIPTSLSLFSTVPYLKEQGGGWCSQISECRDRSSSRLGSSHLMGSQTTFSGILDSNCTFNPDFCNWHKVFIYYCDGSSFMSNIEQIDPKINLTFRGARIFNVMMDEMLAKGMRNAQNAILTGTSAGGLATILHCDKFRKLFSDAIRVKCISDSGFFMHGEGHHGYENRENFFANVIKTHKLANSLSPACTSKRNSSLCFFPEYLVEDIQTPLFMLESAFDRFQLTSLVLGITNCTTYLTRCNSTELGIMRDFRSTFIKTLEQRVHNSSNRGMFVHSCYLHDHVLKSDEWTCLAIANRTMRQAVADWYFDRSSFREIDTKNDSPRNCTNKFCQ encoded by the exons ATGTTGCTCAAGTCCATGGCGATACCAACGTCACTATCACTTTTCTCGACAGTGCCATATCTAAAGGAGCAg ggtGGTGGATGGTGTAGCCAAATATCCGAGTGTCGAGACAGATCAAGTTCGAGGTTGGGGAGTAGTCATTTGATGGGTTCTCAAACCACATTCTCAGGGATATTGGATTCAAATTGCACATTTAATCCCG aTTTCTGCAATTGGCATAAGGTTTTCATTTATTACTGTGATGGTTCCTCATTTATGTCGAATATTGAACAAATTGATCCG AAGATAAACCTCACTTTTAGGGGTGCAAGAATCTTTAACGTTATGATGGACGAAATGCTTGCTAAAGGAATGAGAAATGCCCAGAAT GCTATACTAACGGGGACCTCAGCTGGTGGACTAGCAACGATCTTACATTGTGATAAGTTTCGAAAACTGTTTTCCGATGCCATTCGAGTCAAGTGTATTTCTGATTCCGGCTTTTTCATGCATGG AGAGGGTCACCATGGATACGAGAACAGGGAAAACTTTTTTGCTAATGTGATTAAAACACAT AAATTGGCCAATTCTTTGTCTCCGGCATGCACATCAAAGAGGAATTCGAGTTTG TGCTTTTTCCCTGAATATTTGGTTGAGGATATCCAGACGCCACTCTTTATGCTAGAATCAGCTTTTGATCGATTTCAG CTAACATCACTCGTATTAGGCATCACAAATTGCACTACTTACTTAACGAGATGCAATTCCACTGAATTAGGAATTATGAGAG ATTTTCGATCGACATTCATAAAGACATTAGAGCAACGAGTCCATAACTCTTCGAATAGAGGAATGTTTGTTCATTCTTGCTATCTTCACGACCATGTCCTCAAATCAGATGAATGGACATGTCTCGCAATTGCAAATAGa ACAATGAGACAAGCGGTTGCGGATTGGTATTTTGATCGAAGTTCTTTTCGAGAAATAGATACTAAAAATGATTCGCCAAGAAACTGTACAAATAAATTTTGCCAGTAG
- the LOC130992204 gene encoding uncharacterized protein LOC130992204, with translation MMMKGGWWWEKVRRGVRTVYFMVAMVSSLLVVALPVVVAIVDAVLPCLLISSFTCVKCYSFREHLQRYAFKSSLVDIPLVSIIRSLVIICVYTMCDGPALSHGPYLGTVTICSFVSILVLSIKACVFTVHAQLEGVASASLSRKRLHLKKSWGMPVLFLSSVVFALGHIVVAYRTSCKARRKFSFHRDPEAVLSCKMIFSGYQKAPRSPTPVGKSFRSESATRRRAPGLAHDDGEFPVSLLADKDSLFLSCLGLTVHYKIHMPGSPSRSLSSTTLFDAPSLSIPLKTHYSLHRSISNQFYGTLSPLDTPLLASTPTSPISEDVPVLSLHESFEEDELSKLGSPMMERNGDAIEHCGIVLVHGFGGGVFSWRKVIGVLAGQAGCPVAAFDRPGWGLTSRPRKKDWEENQLPNPYKLDNQVDLLLSFCKEMFSSVVLVGHDDGGLLALKAVQKLRSSANPVNLEIKGVILLNVSLSRELVPAFARILLRTSLGKKHMVRPLLRTEITQVVNRRAWYDATKLTTEVLSLYKGPLHVEGWDEALHEIGKLSYETVLQPQTAALMLNAVETLPVLVIAGAEDALVPLKSVQTLASKLLNSRMVAISGCGHLPHEECPKALLAAISPFISKLLLRPELQRQ, from the exons ATGATGATGAAGGGCGGTTGGTGGTGGGAGAAGGTGCGGAGAGGAGTGAGGACGGTTTATTTCATGGTGGCGATGGTTTCGTCGCTGCTCGTGGTGGCGTTGCCGGTGGTGGTGGCGATCGTCGACGCCGTTTTGCCGTGTTTGTTAATATCTAGCTTTACGTGCGTCAAATGCTATAGCTTTAGGGAACATTTGCAGAGATACGCCTTCAAGAGCTCGCTTGTGGATATTCCTCTTGTTTCCATTATCAGATCTCTCGTTATCATCT GTGTATATACAATGTGCGATGGCCCGGCACTGTCACATGGTCCCTATCTAGGAACTGTAACAATATGCTCATTTGTGTCAATACTTGTTCTTTCCATCAAGGCTTGTGTATTCACTGTTCATGCTCAACTTGAGGGTGTAGCATCAGCTTCTCTTTCAAGGAAGAGGCTCCATCTGAAGAAATCTTGGGGAATGCCCGTTTTGTTTCTCTCATCTGTTGTGTTTGCTCTAGGCCACATTGTTGTAGCGTATCGTACAAGTTGCAAAGCTAGAAGGAAATTCAGTTTTCACCGTGACCCAGAGGCG GTGCTTTCTTGCAAAATGATTTTCTCTGGTTACCAGAAGGCTCCACGATCACCCACTCCTGTAGGGAAATCCTTCCGAAGTGAAAGTGCCACAAGGAGAAGAGCACCAGGATTGGCACATGATGATGGGGAATTTCCAGTCAGTTTACTTGCTGACAAGGACAGTTTATTCCTTTCTTGTCTTGGGCTAACGGTTCATTACAAGATACACATGCCAGGATCACCTTCACGTTCTTTGTCCTCCACTACACTTTTTGACGCTCCGTCATTAAGCATTCCACTGAAAACCCATTATAGTCTTCATAGGAGTATCAGTAACCAGTTCTATGGTACCCTTTCACCGCTTGATACTCCCCTCTTGGCGAGCACTCCAACATCCCCAATATCCGAGGACGTGCCTGTTTTGAGCTTGCATGAGTCTTTCGAGGAGGATGAACTCAGCAAGCTAGGGTCTCCAATGATGGAAAGAAATGGGGATGCGATCGAACATTGTGGGATTGTTTTAGTCCACGGATTTGGAGGAGGAGTCTTCTCATGGAGAAAGGTAATTGGCGTTCTTGCTGGACAAGCAGGTTGTCCTGTTGCTGCTTTTGATAGACCTGGATGGGGTTTGACATCAAGGCCAAGGAAGAAGGATTGGGAGGAAAATCAGTTACCTAATCCTTACAAGCTCGACAATCAG GTGGATCTGCTACTTTCTTTTTGCAAGGAGATGTTTTCCTCAGTGGTACTAGTTGGCCACGATGACGGAGGATTACTTGCCCTGAAAGCTGTGCAGAAACTTCGGTCATCAGCAAATCCTGTGAAT CTGGAGATAAAGGGGGTCATATTGCTGAATGTAAGTTTGTCAAGAGAACTAGTTCCTGCCTTTGCTAGAATACTGTTACGGACTTCTCTAGGAAAAAAGCACATGGTGCGTCCTCTTCTACGGACAGAAATCACTCAAGTAGTGAATCGGCGAGCTTGGTATGATGCCACCAAACTAACCACTGAAGTCTTGAGCCTGTATAAG GGCCCATTACATGTGGAGGGTTGGGATGAGGCCCTTCACGAAATTGGTAAACTATCATATGAAACAGTCTTACAACCGCAGACTGCGGCATTGATGCTCAACGCTGTTGAGACATTGCCAGTTTTGGTTATTGCAGGGGCAGAAGATGCCCTCGTCCCTTTAAAGTCTGTTCAGACTTTGGCTTCAAAACTATTAAATTCT AGAATGGTGGCCATATCTGGTTGTGGCCATCTTCCACACGAGGAATGTCCGAAGGCATTGCTCGCAGCCATATCTCCATTCATTAGTAAGCTTTTACTAAGACCAGAATTGCAAAGGCAATAG
- the LOC130993775 gene encoding putative protein FAR1-RELATED SEQUENCE 10, with product MPICDDDVKPYVGQVFKCEADAFKFYRTYGYESGFDVRKGGAKKGKYDQVIYRYFYYQREGINPTKRVETSKTQRKIVKRRRKPSTRNDCKARMTVRIQNETEYVVTKGSGKRLKSTFEKEVQKAKKPKRRCKKCGRLVRHDSRNCGKVQDEDDTDEE from the coding sequence ATGCCAATTTGTGATGATGATGTCAAGCCATATGTAGGTCAAGTGTTCAAATGTGAAGCAGATGCTTTTAAGTTTTATAGGACTTACGGATATGAATCTGGTTTCGATGTTCGCAAAGGCGGTGCAAAAAAGGGGAAATATGATCAGGTGATTTATCGATACTTCTACTATCAAAGGGAAGGAATCAATCCTACTAAACGTGTGGAGACATCTAAAACGCAGCGAAAGATTGTGAAGAGGCGTAGAAAGCCGTCCACCAGGAACGATTGCAAAGCACGCATGACTGTGCGAATTCAGAATGAGACAGAGTATGTCGTTACAAAAGGTAGTGGGAAGCGTCTCAAGTCCACTTTTGAGAAAGAGGTTCAAAAGGCCAAGAAACCCAAGAGACGCTGCAAGAAATGTGGTCGTTTGGTACGTCACGATTCCCGCAACTGTGGGAAAGTtcaagacgaggatgacacgGATGAAGAATAA
- the LOC130992203 gene encoding 26S proteasome regulatory subunit 8 homolog A: MATAAIDSRQADEAKRQHQQGAAVGGGEGLRQYYQQSIQDLQLLVRQKFHDLQRLEAQRNDLNARVRSLKEELQLLQEPGSYVGEVVKVMGKSKVLVKVHPEGKYVVDIDKSIDITKITPSTRVALRNDSYVLHLVLPSKVDPLVNLMKVEKVPDSTYDMIGGLDQQIKEIKEVIELPIKHPELFESLGIAQPKGVLLYGPPGTGKTLLARAVAHHTDCTFIRVSGSELVQKYIGEGSRMVRELFVMAREHAPSIIFMDEIDSIGSARMESGSGNGDSEVQRTMLELLNQLDGFEASNKIKVLMATNRIDILDQALLRPGRIDRKIEFPNPNEESRCDILKIHSRKMNLMRGIDLKKIAEKMNGASGAELKAVCTEAGMFALRERRVHVTQEDFEMAVAKVMKKETEKNMSLRKLWK; this comes from the exons ATGGCGACGGCGGCGATAGATTCTCGGCAGGCCGATGAAGCGAAGCGGCAACACCAACAAGGTGCTGCTGTCGGCGGTGGCGAAGGGCTCCGGCAGTATTATCAGCAGAGTATACAGGATTTGCAGCTGTTGGTCCGTCAGAAATTTCACGATCTCCAGCGCCTCGAAGCTCAGCGCAATGACCTTAATGCTCGAG TGAGATCATTAAAGGAAGAGTTGCAGCTTCTTCAGGAGCCTGGATCATATGTGGGCGAAGTTGTCAAAGTTATGGGAAAATCGAAGGTCCTTGTTAAG GTCCATCCTGAGGGCAAGTATGTAGTTGATATTGACAAGAGCATTGATATCACTAAGATTACACCTTCAACAAGGGTTGCTTTACGTAATGATAGCTATGTGCTCCACTTGGTCCTGCCTAGTAAAGTCGATCCGTTGGTGAACCTTATGAAAGTTGAAAAAGTTCCAGACTCCACTTATGACATGATTGGTGGTCTTGACCAGCAAATTAAAGAGATAAAAGAG GTGATTGAGCTTCCAATCAAACATCCAGAATTGTTTGAGAGTCTAGGAATAGCCCAACCAAAG GGAGTGTTGCTATATGGTCCTCCTGGAACTGGTAAGACACTGCTCGCAAGGGCAGTGGCTCACCATACTGACTGCACTTTTATCCGAGTTTCGGGCTCTGAGTTAGTTCAAAAGTACATTGGAGAAGGTTCTAGGATGGTTAGAGAACTTTTTGTCATGGCCAG AGAGCATGCTCCATCCATCATCTTCATGGATGAAATTGATAGCATTGGATCTGCTCGTATGGAATCTGGAAGTGGTAATGGGGATAGTGAGGTTCAACGAACTATGCTGGAGCTTCTTAATCAACTTGATGGCTTTGAAGCCTCTAACAAGATAAAA GTATTGATGGCTACCAATAGAATTGACATTCTGGATCAAGCTCTTCTTAGGCCTGGAAGAATTGATAGGAAGATTGAGTTCCCAAATCCCAATGAAGAG TCTCGGTGTGATATCTTGAAGATACATTCAAGGAAAATGAATTTAATGCGAGGGATTGATCTAAAGAAGATCGCTGAGAAGATGAATGGAGCATCTGGTGCAGAACTTAAG GCTGTTTGCACTGAAGCCGGAATGTTTGCtctgagagagagaagggttcatgTAACTCAGGAGGACTTTGAGATGGCGGTTGCCAAGGTCATGAAGAAGGAAACCGAGAAAAACATGTCGTTGAGGAAGCTCTGGAAGTAG
- the LOC130992206 gene encoding pectin acetylesterase 7-like isoform X1 yields MGKCYIAGLLICALVVMNVAQVHGDTNVTITFLDSAISKGAVCLDGSAPAYSYVEGFGNGSHSWIVYLVGGGWCSQISECRDRSSSRLGSSHLMGSQTTFSGILDSNCTFNPDFCNWHKVFIYYCDGSSFMSNIEQIDPKINLTFRGARIFNVMMDEMLAKGMRNAQNAILTGTSAGGLATILHCDKFRKLFSDAIRVKCISDSGFFMHGEGHHGYENRENFFANVIKTHKLANSLSPACTSKRNSSLCFFPEYLVEDIQTPLFMLESAFDRFQLTSLVLGITNCTTYLTRCNSTELGIMRDFRSTFIKTLEQRVHNSSNRGMFVHSCYLHDHVLKSDEWTCLAIANRTMRQAVADWYFDRSSFREIDTKNDSPRNCTNKFCQ; encoded by the exons ATGGGGAAATGCTACATTGCTGGTCTACTGATTTGCGCTCTTGTTGTGATGAATGTTGCTCAAGTCCATGGCGATACCAACGTCACTATCACTTTTCTCGACAGTGCCATATCTAAAGGAGCAg TTTGTCTAGATGGAAGTGCGCCGGCTTACTCTTACGTTGAGGGATTTGGAAACGGATCTCATAGTTGGATAGTTTATTTGGTG ggtGGTGGATGGTGTAGCCAAATATCCGAGTGTCGAGACAGATCAAGTTCGAGGTTGGGGAGTAGTCATTTGATGGGTTCTCAAACCACATTCTCAGGGATATTGGATTCAAATTGCACATTTAATCCCG aTTTCTGCAATTGGCATAAGGTTTTCATTTATTACTGTGATGGTTCCTCATTTATGTCGAATATTGAACAAATTGATCCG AAGATAAACCTCACTTTTAGGGGTGCAAGAATCTTTAACGTTATGATGGACGAAATGCTTGCTAAAGGAATGAGAAATGCCCAGAAT GCTATACTAACGGGGACCTCAGCTGGTGGACTAGCAACGATCTTACATTGTGATAAGTTTCGAAAACTGTTTTCCGATGCCATTCGAGTCAAGTGTATTTCTGATTCCGGCTTTTTCATGCATGG AGAGGGTCACCATGGATACGAGAACAGGGAAAACTTTTTTGCTAATGTGATTAAAACACAT AAATTGGCCAATTCTTTGTCTCCGGCATGCACATCAAAGAGGAATTCGAGTTTG TGCTTTTTCCCTGAATATTTGGTTGAGGATATCCAGACGCCACTCTTTATGCTAGAATCAGCTTTTGATCGATTTCAG CTAACATCACTCGTATTAGGCATCACAAATTGCACTACTTACTTAACGAGATGCAATTCCACTGAATTAGGAATTATGAGAG ATTTTCGATCGACATTCATAAAGACATTAGAGCAACGAGTCCATAACTCTTCGAATAGAGGAATGTTTGTTCATTCTTGCTATCTTCACGACCATGTCCTCAAATCAGATGAATGGACATGTCTCGCAATTGCAAATAGa ACAATGAGACAAGCGGTTGCGGATTGGTATTTTGATCGAAGTTCTTTTCGAGAAATAGATACTAAAAATGATTCGCCAAGAAACTGTACAAATAAATTTTGCCAGTAG
- the LOC130992206 gene encoding pectin acetylesterase 7-like isoform X3, with translation MAIPTSLSLFSTVPYLKEQGGGWCSQISECRDRSSSRLGSSHLMGSQTTFSGILDSNCTFNPDFCNWHKVFIYYCDGSSFMSNIEQIDPKINLTFRGARIFNVMMDEMLAKGMRNAQNAILTGTSAGGLATILHCDKFRKLFSDAIRVKCISDSGFFMHGEGHHGYENRENFFANVIKTHKLANSLSPACTSKRNSSLCFFPEYLVEDIQTPLFMLESAFDRFQLTSLVLGITNCTTYLTRCNSTELGIMRDFRSTFIKTLEQRVHNSSNRGMFVHSCYLHDHVLKSDEWTCLAIANRTMRQAVADWYFDRSSFREIDTKNDSPRNCTNKFCQ, from the exons ATGGCGATACCAACGTCACTATCACTTTTCTCGACAGTGCCATATCTAAAGGAGCAg ggtGGTGGATGGTGTAGCCAAATATCCGAGTGTCGAGACAGATCAAGTTCGAGGTTGGGGAGTAGTCATTTGATGGGTTCTCAAACCACATTCTCAGGGATATTGGATTCAAATTGCACATTTAATCCCG aTTTCTGCAATTGGCATAAGGTTTTCATTTATTACTGTGATGGTTCCTCATTTATGTCGAATATTGAACAAATTGATCCG AAGATAAACCTCACTTTTAGGGGTGCAAGAATCTTTAACGTTATGATGGACGAAATGCTTGCTAAAGGAATGAGAAATGCCCAGAAT GCTATACTAACGGGGACCTCAGCTGGTGGACTAGCAACGATCTTACATTGTGATAAGTTTCGAAAACTGTTTTCCGATGCCATTCGAGTCAAGTGTATTTCTGATTCCGGCTTTTTCATGCATGG AGAGGGTCACCATGGATACGAGAACAGGGAAAACTTTTTTGCTAATGTGATTAAAACACAT AAATTGGCCAATTCTTTGTCTCCGGCATGCACATCAAAGAGGAATTCGAGTTTG TGCTTTTTCCCTGAATATTTGGTTGAGGATATCCAGACGCCACTCTTTATGCTAGAATCAGCTTTTGATCGATTTCAG CTAACATCACTCGTATTAGGCATCACAAATTGCACTACTTACTTAACGAGATGCAATTCCACTGAATTAGGAATTATGAGAG ATTTTCGATCGACATTCATAAAGACATTAGAGCAACGAGTCCATAACTCTTCGAATAGAGGAATGTTTGTTCATTCTTGCTATCTTCACGACCATGTCCTCAAATCAGATGAATGGACATGTCTCGCAATTGCAAATAGa ACAATGAGACAAGCGGTTGCGGATTGGTATTTTGATCGAAGTTCTTTTCGAGAAATAGATACTAAAAATGATTCGCCAAGAAACTGTACAAATAAATTTTGCCAGTAG